Proteins encoded by one window of Pseudomonas tructae:
- the rpsB gene encoding 30S ribosomal protein S2 has protein sequence MSQVNMRDMLKAGVHFGHQTRYWNPKMGKYIFGARNKIHIINLEKTLPMFNDALTFVERLAQGKNKILFVGTKRSAGKIVAEEAARCGSPYVDHRWLGGMLTNYKTIRASIKRLRDLETQAEDGTFTKLTKKEALMRSRDLEKLDRSLGGIKDMGGLPDALFVIDVDHERIAITEANKLGIPVIGVVDTNSSPEGVDYIIPGNDDAIRAIQLYMGSMADAVIRGRNNVAGGTEVYAEEAAPAAE, from the coding sequence CCAAACCCGTTACTGGAACCCGAAAATGGGTAAGTACATTTTCGGTGCGCGCAACAAGATTCACATCATCAACCTTGAAAAAACCCTGCCAATGTTCAACGACGCACTGACTTTCGTCGAGCGTCTGGCCCAGGGCAAAAACAAGATTCTGTTCGTCGGCACCAAGCGTTCGGCTGGCAAGATCGTTGCTGAAGAAGCAGCACGTTGCGGATCGCCGTACGTCGATCACCGCTGGTTGGGCGGCATGCTGACCAACTACAAAACCATCCGCGCTTCGATCAAGCGCCTGCGCGACCTGGAAACCCAGGCCGAAGACGGCACTTTCACCAAGCTGACCAAGAAAGAAGCGCTGATGCGCTCCCGTGATCTGGAAAAACTGGATCGCAGCCTGGGTGGTATCAAGGACATGGGCGGCCTGCCTGATGCCCTGTTCGTGATCGACGTTGACCACGAGCGCATTGCAATCACCGAAGCCAACAAGCTGGGCATTCCGGTCATCGGCGTTGTCGATACCAACTCCAGCCCGGAAGGTGTTGACTACATCATCCCAGGTAACGATGACGCCATCCGCGCTATCCAGCTGTACATGGGTTCGATGGCTGACGCCGTTATCCGTGGTCGCAACAACGTTGCTGGCGGTACCGAAGTGTACGCCGAAGAAGCAGCACCAGCTGCTGAGTAA
- the tsf gene encoding translation elongation factor Ts produces MAEITAALVKELRERTGEGMMDCKKALTKAGGDIEKAIDDMRASGAIKAAKKAGNVAAEGAIAIKADDKSAVLLEVNSQTDFLALQDDFKNFVAESVEQAFAEKLTDAAPLIASREAAREALVAKVGENVNIRRLVRVEGDVVGTYLHGNKIGVAVVLKGGDVQLAKEIAMHVAASNPEFLNPSEVSAEAIEREKAVFLQLNEEKMKGKPENIVANMIDGRIKKFLAEASLVEQAFVMNPEVKVGDLAKKAGAEIVSFTYFKVGEGIEKPVDNFAEEVAAQLAAAKQ; encoded by the coding sequence ATGGCAGAGATTACTGCAGCACTGGTCAAAGAACTGCGTGAGCGTACCGGCGAAGGCATGATGGATTGCAAAAAGGCCTTGACCAAGGCTGGCGGCGACATCGAAAAAGCCATTGACGACATGCGCGCTTCGGGCGCCATCAAGGCCGCCAAAAAGGCTGGCAACGTTGCCGCTGAAGGCGCAATCGCCATCAAGGCCGACGACAAGTCCGCCGTCCTGCTGGAAGTCAACTCGCAGACCGACTTCCTGGCTCTGCAAGATGACTTCAAAAACTTCGTCGCTGAAAGCGTTGAACAGGCTTTCGCCGAGAAGCTGACCGATGCCGCTCCGCTGATCGCTTCCCGTGAAGCAGCGCGTGAAGCCCTGGTTGCCAAGGTTGGTGAGAACGTCAACATCCGTCGTCTGGTACGTGTTGAAGGTGACGTTGTCGGCACCTACCTGCACGGCAACAAGATCGGTGTTGCTGTTGTCCTGAAGGGCGGCGACGTCCAGCTGGCCAAAGAAATCGCCATGCACGTGGCTGCCAGCAACCCAGAGTTCCTGAATCCATCGGAAGTCTCCGCTGAAGCAATCGAGCGCGAGAAGGCTGTGTTCCTGCAGCTGAACGAAGAGAAGATGAAAGGCAAGCCTGAGAACATCGTCGCCAACATGATCGACGGTCGTATCAAGAAGTTCCTGGCCGAAGCTTCGCTGGTCGAGCAAGCCTTCGTCATGAACCCGGAAGTCAAGGTCGGCGATCTGGCCAAGAAAGCCGGTGCTGAAATCGTTTCCTTCACCTACTTCAAAGTAGGCGAAGGCATCGAGAAGCCAGTCGACAACTTCGCTGAAGAAGTTGCCGCACAGCTGGCTGCTGCCAAGCAGTAA
- the pyrH gene encoding UMP kinase, with product MAQQGSGYQARYKRILLKLSGEALMGSEEFGIDPKVLDRMALEVGQLVGIGVQVGLVIGGGNLFRGAALSAAGMDRVTGDHMGMLATVMNALAMRDALERANITAIVMSAISMVGVTDHYDRRKAMRHLNAKEVVIFAAGTGNPFFTTDSAACLRAIEIDADVVLKATKVDGVYTADPFKDPHAEKFDHLTYDEVLDRKLGVMDLTAICLCRDHKMPLRVFNMNKPGALLNIVHGGAEGTLIEEVQK from the coding sequence ATGGCTCAGCAGGGCAGTGGTTATCAAGCTCGCTATAAACGCATTCTACTCAAGCTTAGCGGCGAGGCCCTGATGGGCTCGGAAGAGTTCGGGATCGACCCCAAGGTCCTGGATCGCATGGCGCTGGAAGTCGGCCAACTGGTCGGCATTGGTGTTCAGGTAGGCTTGGTGATCGGTGGTGGCAACCTGTTCCGTGGCGCGGCGCTCAGTGCAGCCGGCATGGACCGCGTCACTGGCGACCACATGGGCATGCTGGCGACGGTAATGAACGCCCTGGCCATGCGCGATGCGCTGGAGCGGGCGAACATCACCGCGATCGTCATGTCGGCGATTTCCATGGTAGGTGTTACCGATCACTATGATCGTCGCAAAGCCATGCGTCACCTGAACGCCAAAGAAGTTGTGATCTTTGCTGCCGGTACCGGCAACCCGTTCTTCACTACCGACTCCGCAGCCTGCCTGCGCGCCATCGAAATCGATGCTGATGTGGTATTGAAGGCAACCAAGGTCGATGGTGTATACACTGCAGATCCATTCAAAGACCCGCATGCCGAGAAGTTCGATCATCTGACCTACGATGAAGTACTGGATCGCAAGCTGGGCGTGATGGACCTGACGGCAATCTGCCTGTGCCGCGACCACAAGATGCCACTGCGCGTCTTCAACATGAACAAGCCCGGCGCCCTGCTGAACATCGTGCATGGCGGCGCGGAAGGAACTCTGATCGAGGAAGTTCAAAAATGA
- the frr gene encoding ribosome recycling factor: MINEIKKDAQERMQKSLESLAHAFSRIRTGQAHPSILEGVMVPYYGADTPIKQVASITVKDARTLQVVAFERNMLGAVDKAIGSAGLNLNPTNLGELLLISMPALTEETRRGFTKQARDAAEDGRIAVRNIRRDALSQLKDLVKEKEISEDDERRAADDIQKLTDKFVAEIEVAVKQKEKDLMAV, translated from the coding sequence ATGATCAACGAAATCAAGAAGGACGCGCAAGAGCGCATGCAGAAATCGCTGGAATCCCTGGCGCACGCCTTTAGCCGAATTCGTACCGGCCAGGCGCACCCTAGCATTCTGGAAGGTGTCATGGTGCCTTACTACGGTGCCGATACGCCGATCAAGCAAGTGGCCAGTATCACCGTGAAAGATGCGCGTACCCTGCAGGTCGTGGCATTCGAGCGCAACATGTTGGGCGCAGTCGACAAGGCGATCGGCAGTGCAGGCCTGAACCTCAATCCGACCAACCTGGGCGAATTGCTGCTGATTTCCATGCCGGCCCTGACTGAAGAGACCCGCAGGGGCTTCACCAAGCAGGCGCGCGACGCCGCTGAAGACGGTCGTATTGCCGTGCGCAATATCCGTCGTGATGCGCTGAGCCAGCTCAAGGATCTGGTCAAGGAGAAGGAGATCAGCGAAGACGACGAGCGTCGCGCCGCTGATGACATCCAGAAGCTGACTGACAAATTCGTGGCCGAGATCGAAGTTGCCGTCAAGCAGAAAGAAAAGGACCTGATGGCCGTTTAA
- the uppS gene encoding polyprenyl diphosphate synthase produces MEKTKQGVSPTVPRHVAIIMDGNNRWAKKRLLPGVAGHKAGVDAVRAVIEVCAEAKVEVLTLFAFSSENWQRPAEEVGALMELFFSALRREAKRLNDNNISLRIIGDRSRFHPELQAAMREAEALTAGANRFILQIAANYGGQWDIAQAAQRLAREVQAGHLRPEDITPELLQTCLATGDLPLPDLCIRTGGERRISNFLLWQLAYAELYFSDLFWPDFKHEAMRTALADFASRQRRFGKTSEQVEAGARA; encoded by the coding sequence ATGGAAAAGACCAAGCAAGGTGTGTCCCCGACGGTGCCGCGCCATGTCGCGATCATCATGGATGGGAATAATCGCTGGGCGAAGAAGCGTCTGTTGCCCGGTGTAGCCGGGCACAAGGCCGGTGTGGATGCGGTGCGCGCGGTCATCGAGGTGTGCGCCGAGGCCAAGGTCGAGGTGCTGACCCTGTTCGCCTTCTCCAGTGAAAACTGGCAGCGCCCGGCCGAAGAGGTCGGGGCGTTGATGGAGCTGTTCTTCTCGGCCTTGCGCCGGGAAGCCAAGCGCCTCAATGACAACAACATCAGCCTGCGTATCATCGGTGATCGCTCACGCTTCCACCCTGAGCTGCAGGCTGCCATGCGCGAGGCCGAAGCGCTTACCGCAGGCGCTAACCGCTTCATTCTGCAGATCGCTGCCAACTATGGCGGTCAGTGGGATATCGCCCAGGCCGCCCAGCGCCTGGCGCGTGAAGTCCAGGCCGGTCACCTGCGTCCGGAGGACATCACCCCCGAGCTGCTGCAGACCTGCCTGGCCACGGGTGACCTGCCGCTGCCCGACCTGTGCATTCGTACCGGCGGAGAGCGCCGCATCAGCAATTTCCTGCTGTGGCAACTGGCTTACGCCGAGTTGTACTTTTCCGACCTGTTCTGGCCGGACTTCAAACACGAGGCCATGCGTACCGCGCTGGCCGATTTCGCTTCGCGCCAGCGCCGCTTCGGGAAAACCAGCGAGCAGGTTGAAGCTGGAGCCCGTGCTTAA
- a CDS encoding phosphatidate cytidylyltransferase, with translation MLKQRIITALILLPIALGGFFLLNGVDFALFIGVVVTLGAWEWARLAGLVAQTLRVAYAAVVAGLLMLLYLMQELAPWVLGASVLWWGLATWLVLTYPRSSELWASAACRLLIGLLILLPAWQGLVLLKQWPLGNWLIMAVMVLVWGADIGAYFSGRAFGKRKLAPQVSPGKSWEGVYGGLALSLVITAAVGLYRGWSVGELMLGLFGAAVVVLVSVVGDLTESMFKRRSGIKDSSNLLPGHGGVLDRIDSLTAAIPVFAVLLWAANWGVM, from the coding sequence ATGCTTAAACAACGCATTATTACTGCGCTGATCCTGTTACCGATCGCCTTGGGTGGCTTCTTCCTGTTGAACGGTGTTGATTTCGCTCTGTTCATCGGAGTGGTGGTGACCCTGGGGGCCTGGGAGTGGGCACGCCTGGCCGGTCTGGTCGCGCAAACCCTGCGGGTCGCCTACGCTGCGGTGGTCGCAGGGTTGCTGATGCTGCTCTATCTGATGCAGGAGCTGGCGCCCTGGGTGCTGGGGGCTTCGGTACTGTGGTGGGGGCTGGCAACCTGGTTGGTGCTGACCTACCCGCGCAGCAGCGAGCTGTGGGCCAGTGCTGCCTGTCGCCTGCTGATCGGTCTGCTGATCCTGCTGCCAGCCTGGCAAGGCCTGGTGCTGCTCAAACAATGGCCGCTGGGCAACTGGCTGATCATGGCGGTGATGGTGTTGGTCTGGGGGGCGGACATCGGTGCGTACTTCTCCGGCCGCGCCTTCGGCAAGCGCAAGCTGGCCCCGCAGGTCAGTCCGGGCAAGAGCTGGGAGGGCGTCTATGGCGGCCTCGCCCTGAGCCTGGTGATCACTGCGGCAGTGGGTCTGTACCGCGGCTGGAGCGTTGGCGAGTTGATGCTTGGCCTGTTCGGCGCCGCCGTCGTGGTGCTGGTCTCGGTGGTCGGTGACCTGACCGAAAGCATGTTCAAGCGTCGCTCGGGGATCAAGGACAGCAGCAACCTGCTGCCTGGTCACGGTGGCGTACTGGATCGCATCGACAGCCTGACCGCCGCGATCCCGGTATTTGCGGTGCTGCTCTGGGCAGCCAATTGGGGCGTGATGTGA
- the ispC gene encoding 1-deoxy-D-xylulose-5-phosphate reductoisomerase, producing the protein MSGVQRITVLGATGSIGLSTLDVIARHPDRYQVFALSGYSRLQELLALCLRHAPVFAVVPSAEAAQQLREGLAAAGSATEVLVGEAGLCQVAAAAEVDAVMAAIVGAAGLRPTLAAVEAGKKVLLANKEALVMSGALFMQAVRRSGAVLLPIDSEHNAIFQCLPGDYARGLAQVGVRRILLTASGGPFRETPMAELMDVSPEQACAHPNWSMGRKISVDSASMMNKGLELIEACWLFDARPSQVEVVVHPQSVIHSLVDYVDGSVLAQLGNPDMRTPIASALAWPERIDSGVAPLDLFAVARLDFKAPDEQRFPCLRLAREAAEAGNSAPAMLNAANEVAVEAFLQRRIRFPEIASMIEQVLDQEPVVAVESLEAVFVADQRARQLAGQWLAHHGR; encoded by the coding sequence GTGAGCGGGGTGCAGCGTATTACCGTACTGGGTGCGACCGGCTCGATCGGTCTGAGCACCCTTGATGTGATTGCCCGTCATCCGGATCGCTACCAGGTGTTCGCCCTGAGTGGCTACTCCCGCCTGCAAGAGCTGCTGGCGTTGTGCTTGCGTCATGCTCCGGTGTTTGCCGTGGTGCCTTCGGCCGAGGCTGCGCAGCAGTTACGCGAAGGCCTGGCGGCTGCGGGTTCGGCCACTGAGGTGCTGGTCGGTGAAGCAGGCCTGTGCCAGGTGGCCGCTGCTGCCGAGGTCGATGCGGTCATGGCCGCGATCGTCGGCGCCGCCGGCCTGCGGCCAACCCTGGCGGCGGTCGAGGCGGGCAAGAAGGTGTTGCTCGCCAACAAGGAAGCACTGGTGATGTCCGGCGCCTTGTTCATGCAGGCGGTGCGGCGCAGTGGCGCGGTGCTGCTGCCGATCGACAGCGAGCACAATGCGATCTTCCAGTGCCTGCCGGGTGATTATGCTCGCGGCCTGGCCCAGGTTGGGGTACGCCGCATCCTGTTGACTGCCTCGGGCGGGCCGTTTCGCGAAACGCCGATGGCCGAGCTCATGGATGTCAGTCCGGAGCAGGCTTGCGCCCATCCGAACTGGTCCATGGGGCGCAAGATCTCGGTTGACTCGGCCAGCATGATGAACAAGGGCCTGGAACTGATCGAGGCGTGCTGGCTGTTCGATGCACGACCCAGCCAGGTCGAGGTGGTGGTGCACCCGCAAAGCGTGATTCACTCGCTGGTCGACTATGTTGACGGTTCGGTGCTGGCCCAGTTGGGCAACCCGGATATGCGTACACCGATCGCCAGCGCCCTGGCCTGGCCGGAACGTATCGATTCGGGTGTGGCGCCACTGGACCTGTTCGCGGTTGCGCGCCTGGACTTCAAGGCGCCGGACGAGCAGCGTTTCCCTTGCCTGCGCCTGGCCCGTGAGGCCGCAGAGGCGGGCAACAGCGCGCCGGCCATGCTCAACGCGGCCAATGAAGTGGCGGTGGAGGCTTTTCTCCAGCGGCGCATCCGCTTCCCGGAGATCGCGAGTATGATCGAACAAGTGCTCGATCAGGAGCCGGTGGTTGCAGTCGAGTCGCTCGAAGCGGTGTTTGTCGCCGATCAGCGCGCGCGGCAACTGGCCGGACAATGGTTGGCTCATCACGGCCGCTGA
- the rseP gene encoding RIP metalloprotease RseP — MSALYMIIGTLVALGVLVTFHEFGHFWVARRCGVKVLRFSVGFGPALLRWHDRHGTEFVVAAIPLGGYVKMLDEREGEVPRDQAEQSFNRKSVRQRIAIVAAGPVANFLLAIFFFWILAMVGTQQERPVIGGVEAGSIAEVAGLKAGQEIVSIDGKPTSGWAAVNLQLIRRLGESGQLHISVRDEGATVDSPHVLTLNNWLKGADEPDPIRSLGLRLWRPALPPVLAELDPKGPAQAAGLKTGDRLLTLDGQALSDWQQVVDTVRGRAGSKIVLGIERDGAPLQLPVILASRGEGASAKGYLGAGVKAVKWPDAMLREVSYGPLEAVGEGLSRTWNMSVLTLESLKKMLFGELSVKNLSGPITIAKVAGASAQSGVGDFLNFLAYLSISLGVLNLLPIPVLDGGHLLFYLIEWARGRPLSDRVQGWGIQIGISLVVGVMLLALINDLGRL; from the coding sequence ATGAGTGCGCTCTACATGATTATCGGCACCCTGGTGGCATTGGGTGTGCTGGTCACCTTTCACGAATTCGGCCACTTCTGGGTGGCCAGGCGTTGCGGCGTCAAGGTTTTGCGTTTTTCCGTAGGCTTTGGCCCGGCGTTGCTGCGCTGGCATGACCGCCATGGCACCGAGTTCGTGGTCGCGGCCATCCCGTTGGGCGGCTATGTGAAGATGCTCGACGAGCGTGAAGGTGAAGTGCCTCGCGATCAGGCTGAGCAATCCTTCAACCGCAAGAGTGTGCGTCAGCGTATTGCGATCGTTGCGGCGGGGCCGGTTGCCAACTTTCTCCTGGCTATTTTCTTCTTCTGGATCCTGGCCATGGTCGGTACCCAGCAAGAGCGCCCGGTCATCGGTGGGGTCGAGGCCGGCAGTATTGCCGAAGTGGCCGGGCTCAAAGCCGGTCAGGAAATTGTTTCGATTGATGGCAAGCCAACCAGCGGCTGGGCAGCGGTCAATCTGCAGCTCATCCGCCGCCTGGGCGAGAGTGGCCAGTTGCACATCAGTGTGCGTGACGAGGGCGCGACGGTCGACAGCCCTCATGTGCTGACCCTGAACAACTGGCTCAAGGGTGCCGACGAGCCGGATCCGATCCGTTCGCTGGGCTTGCGCCTTTGGCGTCCGGCGTTGCCGCCAGTGCTGGCCGAACTTGATCCGAAAGGCCCGGCCCAGGCGGCAGGGCTTAAGACCGGCGACCGCCTGCTGACCCTGGATGGTCAGGCGTTGAGCGACTGGCAGCAAGTGGTCGATACCGTGCGTGGTCGTGCAGGCAGCAAGATCGTCCTGGGCATCGAGCGTGACGGTGCGCCACTGCAACTGCCGGTCATTCTGGCCAGTCGCGGTGAAGGTGCTTCGGCCAAGGGCTATCTGGGGGCCGGGGTCAAGGCAGTGAAGTGGCCGGATGCCATGCTGCGCGAGGTCAGTTACGGGCCGCTGGAGGCTGTAGGGGAGGGGCTTTCACGGACCTGGAACATGAGTGTCCTGACCCTCGAATCGCTGAAGAAAATGCTGTTCGGCGAGCTCTCGGTAAAAAACTTGAGCGGACCGATAACCATTGCTAAAGTGGCGGGCGCTTCGGCCCAGTCCGGCGTTGGAGATTTCCTGAATTTCCTCGCCTACCTGAGCATTAGCCTGGGGGTTCTTAACTTGCTGCCCATTCCTGTACTGGATGGGGGGCATTTGCTGTTCTACCTGATTGAGTGGGCGCGTGGTCGTCCGCTCTCGGATCGGGTGCAAGGTTGGGGGATCCAGATCGGTATCAGTTTGGTAGTCGGGGTGATGTTGCTTGCCCTGATCAACGATTTGGGTCGACTGTAA
- the bamA gene encoding outer membrane protein assembly factor BamA encodes MKRLLLTAVLAVLMIAEVHAESFTISDIRVNGLQRVSAGSVFGALPLNVGDEADDRRLVESTRSLFKTGFFQDIQLSRDGNVLIITVVERPSVSSIEIEGNKAISTEDLMKGLKQSGLSEGEIFQRATLEGVRNELQRQYVAQGRYSAEVDAEVVPQPRNRVGLKIKINEGTVAAIQHINVVGNTVFPDEDLIGLFELKTTNWLSFFKNDDKYAREKLSGDLERLRSYYLDRGYINMDIASTQVSITPDKKHVYITVNVNEGEKYTVRDVKLSGDLKVPEDQVKSLLLVQPGQVFSRKVMTTTSELITRRLGNEGYTFANVNGVPQPHDDDHTVDITFVVDPGKRAYVNRINFRGNTKSEDEVLRREMRQMEGGWASTYLIDQSKTRLERLGFFKEVNVETPAVPGTDDQVDVNYSVEEQASGSITASVGFAQSAGLILGGSISQNNFLGTGNKVSIGLTRSEYQSRYNFGYVDPYWTADGVSLGYNAFYRTTDYDDLDVDVASYAVDSLGAGVSVGYPISETSRLTFGLTVQQDEIKTGKYTVDEIFDFVKDEGDKYLNFKASAGWSESTLNKGVLATRGHSQSLVLEATTPGSDLSFFKLDYRGQLFKPITNDYTLRLHTELGYGDGFGSTSGLPFYENYYAGGFNSVRGFKDSSLGPRSTPSRGFDKTGNEGTIADPDQDPLPFGGNVLVQGGVELLFPLPFVKDQRSLRTSVFWDVGNVFDTNCGSKPDCEKVGLSGLASSVGLGVTWITALGPLSFSLAMPIKKPDEADTQVFQFSLGQTF; translated from the coding sequence ATGAAACGTCTGCTGCTAACTGCGGTTCTCGCCGTACTGATGATCGCTGAAGTTCACGCCGAGTCCTTCACCATCTCCGATATTCGTGTCAATGGTCTGCAGCGGGTTTCCGCGGGCAGCGTTTTTGGTGCCTTGCCATTGAACGTCGGCGATGAGGCCGATGACCGGCGCCTGGTGGAATCCACCCGGTCCCTGTTCAAGACCGGTTTCTTCCAGGACATCCAACTGAGCCGGGACGGCAACGTCCTGATCATTACCGTGGTCGAGCGTCCTTCGGTGTCGAGCATCGAGATCGAAGGCAACAAGGCGATCAGCACCGAAGACCTGATGAAGGGCTTGAAACAGTCCGGTCTGTCCGAAGGTGAAATCTTCCAGCGTGCCACCCTTGAAGGTGTGCGTAACGAGCTGCAACGCCAGTATGTTGCCCAAGGCCGCTACTCGGCCGAGGTTGACGCCGAAGTGGTGCCGCAGCCGCGCAACCGTGTGGGCCTGAAGATCAAGATCAACGAAGGCACCGTTGCCGCGATCCAGCATATCAACGTGGTCGGCAACACCGTCTTCCCTGATGAAGACCTGATCGGCCTGTTCGAACTCAAGACCACCAACTGGCTGTCGTTCTTCAAGAACGATGACAAGTACGCCCGCGAAAAACTTTCCGGTGACCTGGAGCGTCTGCGTTCCTACTACCTGGACCGCGGCTACATCAACATGGACATCGCTTCCACCCAGGTGTCGATCACCCCGGACAAGAAGCACGTCTACATCACCGTCAACGTCAACGAAGGCGAGAAGTACACCGTTCGTGACGTCAAGCTCTCCGGTGACCTCAAGGTGCCGGAAGACCAGGTCAAGTCGCTGCTGCTGGTGCAACCGGGCCAGGTGTTCTCGCGCAAGGTGATGACCACCACCTCCGAGCTGATCACCCGCCGTCTGGGTAACGAAGGCTACACCTTCGCCAACGTCAACGGCGTGCCGCAGCCGCATGATGACGATCACACCGTCGATATCACCTTCGTGGTCGACCCGGGCAAGCGTGCCTACGTCAACCGCATCAACTTCCGCGGCAACACCAAGTCCGAAGACGAAGTGCTGCGTCGCGAGATGCGCCAGATGGAAGGCGGCTGGGCTTCGACCTACCTGATCGACCAGTCCAAGACCCGTCTGGAGCGCCTGGGCTTCTTCAAGGAAGTCAACGTCGAAACCCCGGCCGTACCGGGTACCGACGACCAGGTCGATGTCAACTACAGCGTTGAAGAGCAAGCCTCCGGTTCGATTACCGCCAGCGTCGGTTTCGCCCAGAGCGCCGGCCTGATCCTCGGTGGTTCGATCAGCCAGAACAACTTCCTGGGTACCGGTAACAAGGTGTCCATCGGCCTGACCCGCAGTGAATACCAGAGCCGCTACAACTTCGGCTACGTGGACCCCTACTGGACTGCCGACGGCGTCAGCCTGGGCTACAACGCCTTCTATCGCACCACCGACTACGACGACCTCGACGTCGATGTGGCCAGCTACGCGGTCGATAGCCTGGGTGCTGGTGTCAGCGTCGGCTACCCGATCAGCGAAACCTCGCGCCTGACCTTCGGCCTGACCGTACAGCAGGACGAGATCAAGACCGGTAAATACACCGTCGACGAGATCTTCGACTTCGTCAAAGACGAAGGCGACAAGTACCTGAACTTCAAGGCGTCGGCCGGCTGGTCCGAGTCGACCCTGAACAAGGGCGTGCTGGCCACCCGTGGTCACTCGCAAAGCCTGGTGCTGGAAGCCACCACTCCGGGTAGCGACCTGTCGTTCTTCAAACTCGATTACCGTGGCCAGCTGTTCAAGCCGATCACCAACGACTACACCCTGCGCCTGCACACCGAGCTGGGCTATGGTGACGGTTTCGGTTCGACTTCCGGCCTGCCGTTCTACGAGAACTACTATGCGGGTGGTTTCAACTCGGTACGTGGTTTCAAGGACAGCAGCCTGGGGCCGCGTAGTACCCCGAGCCGTGGTTTTGACAAGACCGGTAACGAAGGCACCATTGCCGACCCGGACCAGGATCCACTGCCGTTCGGTGGTAACGTCCTCGTTCAGGGTGGTGTAGAGCTGCTGTTCCCGCTGCCGTTCGTCAAGGACCAGCGCTCGCTGCGCACCTCTGTTTTCTGGGATGTGGGTAACGTTTTCGACACCAACTGCGGTTCCAAGCCGGACTGCGAGAAGGTCGGCCTGTCGGGCCTGGCCAGCTCCGTCGGCCTGGGCGTAACCTGGATTACTGCACTCGGTCCGCTGAGCTTCAGCCTGGCGATGCCGATCAAGAAGCCGGACGAAGCCGATACCCAGGTGTTCCAATTCTCTCTGGGTCAGACCTTCTAA
- a CDS encoding OmpH family outer membrane protein: MRKLTQLAVLAATLIATPAFAEMKVAVLNYQMALLESDAAKKYAVDAEKKFGPQLTKLKNLESSAKGIADRIRAGGDKMAQPERERLELEYKQKARDFQFQSKELNESKAVADREMLKQLKPKLDGAVEEVIKKGGFDLVLERGAVIDVKPQYDITRQVIERMNQSR, encoded by the coding sequence GTGCGTAAGTTGACTCAACTGGCAGTACTGGCTGCGACCCTGATCGCAACCCCGGCTTTCGCCGAAATGAAGGTAGCGGTGCTGAACTATCAAATGGCCCTGCTGGAGTCGGACGCGGCGAAGAAGTACGCCGTTGATGCCGAGAAGAAGTTTGGTCCGCAACTGACCAAGCTGAAGAACCTGGAAAGCAGCGCCAAGGGCATCGCCGACCGCATTCGTGCCGGTGGCGACAAGATGGCCCAGCCTGAGCGCGAGCGCCTGGAGCTGGAATACAAGCAGAAAGCCCGTGACTTCCAGTTCCAGTCCAAGGAACTGAACGAGTCCAAGGCCGTAGCCGATCGCGAAATGCTCAAGCAACTGAAGCCAAAACTCGACGGCGCGGTTGAAGAAGTGATCAAGAAAGGCGGTTTCGACCTGGTTCTCGAGCGTGGCGCGGTGATTGATGTCAAACCTCAGTACGACATCACCCGCCAGGTCATCGAGCGTATGAATCAGTCCCGTTGA